A single window of Rhizobium sp. SL42 DNA harbors:
- a CDS encoding AAA family ATPase, whose product MQLRSMSAQNYRSLRKIRMDLAGVNLFIGANGVGKSNLYRSLQLVQAAVRGRLTHEIAAEGGMASALWSGQRRLEKNFRIKFEVEILDQERAVTFIYSVEAGLRPPEGAAGFAFEPQVKAEHFAIETGSRPVTMMKRDGPGIMVRDERGRMEAYPEQAMTSETAIALLGDAGHYPEVGTFRRMVDGWRFFHGFRTDRDSPLRRPCLAVTAPMLDEDGGNLAAVLATLVHTRQDTVELDAAISSAFGGARLKVPEPGEHAEFGVVFPDFPQRVFHPRELSDGQIRFLGLATALMSYRLPPLIALNEPESSLHPDMLDPLADMIAEASRYSQIWIVTHSEHLAAAVFARCGARPKRVIRQDGATWIDGMRLTGMANEEDD is encoded by the coding sequence ATGCAGCTAAGGTCCATGTCCGCCCAGAACTACCGATCCCTGCGCAAGATCCGCATGGATCTCGCCGGCGTCAATCTGTTCATCGGCGCGAACGGCGTCGGAAAATCCAATCTCTATCGTTCACTGCAACTCGTGCAGGCGGCGGTCCGTGGCAGGCTTACCCATGAGATTGCGGCCGAGGGCGGCATGGCGTCGGCGCTGTGGTCCGGTCAGAGACGGCTTGAAAAGAATTTCCGTATAAAGTTCGAAGTTGAGATCCTGGACCAGGAGCGTGCCGTCACCTTCATCTATAGTGTGGAAGCAGGGCTTCGTCCGCCGGAAGGCGCTGCCGGATTTGCCTTCGAGCCGCAGGTGAAGGCCGAGCATTTCGCGATCGAGACCGGTTCGCGACCGGTGACGATGATGAAGCGGGACGGCCCGGGCATCATGGTCCGCGACGAACGCGGGCGGATGGAGGCATATCCCGAGCAGGCGATGACCTCTGAGACGGCAATCGCGCTGCTCGGCGATGCTGGGCACTATCCGGAAGTCGGTACCTTTCGACGCATGGTCGATGGCTGGCGTTTCTTCCATGGCTTTCGCACCGATCGCGATTCGCCGCTGCGTCGCCCGTGCCTTGCCGTGACGGCGCCGATGCTGGATGAAGACGGGGGCAATCTGGCAGCGGTGCTGGCAACATTGGTCCATACCCGGCAGGACACGGTCGAGCTCGATGCCGCGATCTCATCGGCCTTCGGCGGTGCGCGACTGAAGGTGCCGGAGCCCGGCGAACATGCCGAATTCGGTGTCGTGTTTCCGGATTTCCCGCAACGGGTATTCCATCCGCGCGAATTGTCGGATGGCCAGATCCGCTTTCTGGGTCTGGCGACAGCGCTGATGTCCTATCGTCTGCCGCCGCTGATCGCCCTGAATGAGCCTGAATCGAGCCTGCATCCCGATATGCTGGATCCGTTAGCCGATATGATCGCCGAGGCCTCTCGGTACAGCCAGATTTGGATCGTCACCCATTCAGAACATCTGGCGGCCGCCGTGTTTGCCCGTTGCGGGGCTCGGCCAAAGCGGGTCATTCGCCAGGACGGGGCGACCTGGATCGACGGTATGCGCCTGACCGGCATGGCCAACGAAGAGGACGACTAG
- a CDS encoding tyrosine recombinase XerC: protein MIPADEKLLGERAAWLESLGSERRLAGNTLEAYERDTRQFLIFMSGYVGGTVRIRDIENLRPADLRGFLAARRKDGDGARSLGRHLAGLRSFLRYLERKDLVNAAGAGAIRSPKQPKSLPKPLTGSQALKVVDRDTQMNEEPWIAARDAAVLSLLYGCGLRISEALDLTPAAFRANVTSLRVTGKGGKTRLVPLLPVVAEAVATYSKLCPYHLPDNEPIFRGARGARLQPAIIQREMQRLRSALGLPDSATPHALRHSFATHLLGGGGDLRTIQELLGHASLSTTQIYTGVDSARLLDIYDRAHPRA from the coding sequence TTGATCCCTGCAGACGAAAAACTCCTTGGCGAACGCGCAGCCTGGCTGGAAAGCCTGGGCTCGGAAAGACGGTTGGCCGGCAACACGCTGGAAGCCTATGAGCGCGACACGCGGCAGTTTCTCATCTTCATGTCCGGTTACGTCGGCGGCACGGTCAGGATCCGCGACATCGAGAACCTTCGGCCCGCAGACCTGCGCGGATTTCTGGCGGCACGTCGCAAGGACGGCGACGGCGCCAGATCGCTTGGTCGCCATCTCGCCGGCCTTCGATCCTTCCTCCGCTATCTGGAGCGCAAGGATCTCGTCAACGCGGCCGGGGCCGGTGCGATCCGCTCGCCCAAGCAACCGAAATCCCTGCCGAAACCCTTGACCGGAAGCCAGGCGCTGAAAGTTGTCGATCGCGACACGCAGATGAACGAAGAACCCTGGATCGCGGCCCGCGATGCCGCCGTGCTGTCGCTGCTTTACGGCTGCGGCCTACGGATTTCCGAAGCGCTCGACCTGACGCCGGCCGCGTTCCGCGCAAACGTCACCAGCCTGCGCGTCACCGGCAAGGGCGGCAAGACGCGGCTTGTGCCGCTGTTGCCGGTCGTGGCCGAAGCGGTTGCGACCTATTCAAAACTCTGCCCCTATCATCTGCCGGACAACGAGCCGATTTTTCGCGGCGCCCGCGGCGCAAGGCTGCAGCCGGCAATCATCCAGCGCGAGATGCAGCGCCTGCGCTCGGCGCTGGGCCTGCCGGACTCCGCAACGCCCCATGCGTTGCGCCACTCCTTCGCGACCCATCTCCTGGGCGGCGGCGGCGATCTGCGCACCATCCAGGAATTGCTGGGCCATGCCAGCCTGTCGACCACGCAGATCTACACCGGAGTCGATTCGGCCCGCCTTCTCGACATCTACGATCGCGCCCATCCGCGCGCCTGA
- a CDS encoding cytochrome b translates to MTSAILAYSIPQRVLHWLMAALIIFNLLVAEAMEETVEAFEDGTVPSADDLAGANLHAYVGIAVLCLAVVRLVLRIVQGAPDAPAGEPPIFKLAAKVAHWSFYGLFIAIPFSGIGKYYFGNDTAGFLHGGPLKSLMWLLITVHILAVLVHQFYWKTSLAQRMTKG, encoded by the coding sequence ATGACCTCCGCAATCCTGGCTTACTCCATTCCGCAACGCGTGCTTCACTGGCTGATGGCGGCTTTGATCATCTTCAACTTGCTGGTCGCGGAAGCGATGGAAGAGACGGTGGAGGCGTTCGAGGACGGGACCGTGCCGTCCGCCGATGATCTGGCCGGTGCCAATCTGCACGCCTATGTCGGCATCGCCGTGCTCTGTCTCGCCGTGGTCCGGCTGGTGCTGCGGATTGTGCAGGGCGCACCGGATGCGCCGGCCGGTGAGCCGCCAATCTTCAAGCTGGCCGCCAAGGTGGCGCATTGGAGCTTCTACGGGCTGTTCATCGCGATCCCCTTCAGTGGCATCGGCAAATATTATTTCGGCAATGACACGGCCGGCTTCCTGCATGGCGGGCCGCTCAAGTCGCTGATGTGGCTATTGATCACAGTGCATATCCTGGCGGTCCTGGTACACCAGTTCTACTGGAAAACCTCCCTGGCTCAGCGCATGACCAAGGGCTGA
- a CDS encoding primosomal protein N' yields the protein MNEDSSNLFGKLFDAPVRRVVPVLVPMPAPTAYSYAVPDGVTVTPGSIVQVPLGPRQVIGVVWDGEDQTSVDPKKLREITKVFDTPPFDPDMRTFLDWVANYTLSPPGYVARMALRAPAALDPEPMIEGLRFNGYQPERMTPARRKVLELAGDGLSWTKSGLAHACGVSSSVIDGLLSQGVFEQVFLPPPPIVALPDPDYAEHRLAGPQKEAAEEILEALKSGGFSVALIDGVTGSGKTEVYFEAIAETLRQGKQVLILLPEIALTANFLDRFHDRFGAKPGEWHSDLATRTREKVWRQAATGEIRVVAGARSALFLPFENLGLIIVDEEHDPAFKQEDRVFYNARDMAVVRARIAGFPVVLVSATPSVESQVNCLAGRYKRIHLPTRFADAAMPDLHLIDMRRHPPERGGFLSPLLLRSVGKAVERGEQALLFLNRRGYAPLTLCRVCGHRFQCPQCSSWLVEHRFRGQIQCHQCGYHEPTPNACPECGTLDHLVACGPGVERIAEEVEKHFPEARTLVLSSDLGGVKRLRLELEAIANGEADIVIGTQLVAKGHNFPLMTLVGIIDADIGLSNGDPRAAERTFQLLSQVTGRAGRTGRKSLGLLQTFQPQHPVMQALVSGDATAFYEREITERERAQLPPYGRLVSIIVSADSRGEAEGHARALRQSAPNEPGIAILGPAEAPLALIRGRHRFRLLVHGKRSSDMQSFVKTTLARGPKERKSIQVQVDVDPQSFL from the coding sequence ATGAACGAAGATTCGTCCAATCTTTTCGGCAAGCTTTTCGATGCGCCCGTCCGGCGCGTCGTGCCGGTGCTTGTGCCGATGCCGGCACCCACTGCCTATAGCTATGCCGTGCCGGATGGCGTCACGGTGACGCCGGGGTCGATCGTGCAGGTGCCGCTCGGCCCCCGCCAGGTGATCGGCGTCGTCTGGGACGGCGAGGACCAGACCTCCGTCGATCCGAAAAAACTGCGCGAGATCACCAAGGTTTTCGACACTCCGCCGTTCGACCCGGATATGCGGACCTTTCTTGACTGGGTTGCCAATTACACCCTTTCTCCGCCGGGCTATGTTGCGCGCATGGCGCTGAGAGCGCCGGCGGCCCTTGATCCGGAACCGATGATCGAGGGACTGCGGTTCAACGGCTACCAGCCGGAGCGGATGACGCCGGCGCGGCGCAAGGTGCTGGAGCTTGCCGGAGATGGTCTCTCCTGGACAAAGAGTGGCCTTGCGCATGCCTGTGGTGTGTCGAGCAGCGTGATCGACGGCCTCCTGTCGCAAGGGGTTTTCGAACAGGTCTTCCTGCCTCCTCCGCCGATCGTCGCCCTTCCGGATCCCGACTATGCGGAGCATCGGCTCGCGGGGCCGCAGAAAGAGGCGGCCGAGGAGATCCTTGAGGCTCTGAAGTCTGGTGGCTTTTCTGTCGCCCTAATCGACGGCGTGACCGGGTCGGGCAAGACGGAAGTCTATTTCGAGGCGATTGCCGAGACGCTGCGCCAGGGCAAGCAGGTCCTGATCCTGTTGCCGGAAATTGCGCTGACGGCCAATTTTCTCGACCGCTTCCATGACCGGTTCGGCGCGAAGCCCGGCGAGTGGCATTCCGACCTTGCGACGCGGACGCGGGAAAAAGTCTGGCGACAGGCCGCCACCGGTGAGATACGCGTCGTGGCCGGTGCCCGGTCGGCCCTTTTCCTGCCGTTCGAAAATCTCGGCCTGATCATTGTCGACGAAGAGCATGATCCGGCCTTCAAGCAGGAAGACCGCGTCTTCTACAATGCCCGCGACATGGCGGTGGTCCGGGCAAGGATCGCAGGCTTTCCCGTCGTGCTGGTCTCGGCGACGCCTTCGGTCGAGAGCCAGGTGAACTGCCTTGCCGGCCGCTACAAGCGTATCCACCTGCCGACGCGATTCGCCGATGCGGCGATGCCGGATCTGCATCTGATCGACATGCGGCGTCATCCGCCGGAGCGCGGCGGCTTCCTCTCGCCTTTGTTGCTGCGTTCCGTCGGCAAGGCCGTGGAGCGCGGCGAACAGGCGCTGCTCTTCCTCAACCGGCGTGGTTATGCGCCGCTGACGCTTTGCCGCGTCTGCGGCCATCGTTTCCAGTGCCCGCAATGTTCGAGTTGGCTGGTGGAGCACAGGTTTCGTGGCCAGATCCAGTGCCATCAATGCGGCTATCATGAGCCGACGCCGAATGCCTGCCCGGAATGCGGCACACTCGACCATCTGGTTGCCTGCGGCCCAGGTGTGGAACGAATTGCCGAAGAGGTCGAGAAACACTTCCCCGAAGCGCGCACGCTCGTGCTGTCTTCGGACCTTGGCGGGGTCAAGCGCCTGCGGCTGGAACTGGAGGCGATCGCCAATGGCGAGGCCGATATCGTCATCGGCACGCAGCTGGTGGCCAAGGGCCACAATTTTCCGCTGATGACGCTGGTTGGCATCATCGATGCGGATATCGGCCTGTCGAATGGCGACCCGCGTGCAGCCGAGCGCACTTTCCAGCTGCTGTCGCAGGTCACCGGCCGTGCCGGACGGACGGGTCGCAAGAGCCTTGGCCTGCTGCAGACGTTCCAGCCGCAGCATCCGGTGATGCAGGCGCTGGTGTCCGGCGATGCGACTGCATTTTATGAACGCGAGATCACCGAGCGTGAACGGGCGCAACTGCCGCCTTATGGCCGTTTGGTGTCGATCATCGTGTCGGCCGACAGTCGGGGCGAGGCCGAAGGGCACGCAAGAGCGCTCCGACAATCGGCGCCCAACGAGCCGGGTATAGCCATTCTGGGGCCGGCCGAGGCGCCGCTGGCGCTGATCCGTGGCCGGCATCGCTTCCGCCTGCTTGTCCATGGCAAGCGCAGCAGCGACATGCAGTCCTTCGTCAAGACCACGCTGGCTCGCGGACCTAAGGAAAGGAAATCGATCCAGGTGCAGGTGGATGTCGATCCGCAGAGCTTCCTGTAG
- a CDS encoding AGROH133_08824 family phage infection protein — MEFYFPTEFGEQLAFLSAAATTLIGCFILFAPGITLHILGLVRRDERPEGLGAARSVGGLIIGFSATPILVAQEAVYLAFGSALALAAFGRVLSIMSDRGSTWRNMLFLVVEAMLAALPLAYVFGLI, encoded by the coding sequence ATGGAATTCTATTTTCCGACCGAGTTCGGCGAGCAATTGGCCTTTCTCTCCGCGGCGGCAACGACGCTGATCGGCTGTTTCATTCTGTTTGCACCGGGCATCACGCTGCATATCCTCGGTCTGGTGCGCCGTGACGAACGCCCTGAGGGGCTGGGAGCGGCGCGCTCCGTCGGGGGGCTGATCATCGGCTTTTCGGCCACACCTATCCTGGTTGCACAAGAGGCAGTCTATCTGGCCTTCGGTTCGGCGCTGGCGCTGGCTGCCTTCGGCCGCGTGCTGTCGATCATGTCCGATCGGGGCAGCACCTGGCGCAATATGCTATTCCTGGTTGTGGAGGCCATGCTTGCTGCTCTTCCGCTCGCCTATGTCTTCGGTTTGATCTGA
- a CDS encoding GNAT family N-acetyltransferase, translating into MSRRDPVATFGQIADTVSLFSHGRPGHIVDTLIAERGKNIVTHPLWPAMRPFIYSLLRYDKAIEFANDIANMPGFQAFEYLSAVLDLTIRVNAPERIPAKGGFILVSNHPTGIADGVAVFDLLKDRRPDMMFYANRDAVRVNPRFVEMIIPVEWREEHKSKLKARETLKLTNHAVEQQKATILFPSGRIAYWANGRLNERPWKTSAVGLSRKYDLPILPVHMKARNSGLFYWLAKWSTELRDMTVFHELLNKKGDLFDFTIGNLIQPEELEGDLADVTRALERHTVNDLAADENARFARHF; encoded by the coding sequence ATGTCGCGTCGTGATCCCGTGGCGACCTTCGGTCAAATCGCAGATACCGTGTCGCTGTTTTCCCATGGTCGCCCGGGCCATATCGTCGATACGCTGATCGCCGAGCGTGGGAAAAACATCGTCACGCATCCGCTGTGGCCGGCGATGCGACCGTTCATCTACAGTCTTCTGCGTTACGACAAAGCGATCGAGTTCGCCAATGACATTGCCAATATGCCGGGTTTCCAAGCGTTCGAATACCTGAGCGCCGTGCTCGACCTGACGATCAGGGTCAACGCGCCGGAGCGCATTCCGGCCAAGGGCGGCTTCATTCTCGTCAGCAATCATCCGACGGGTATTGCCGACGGGGTGGCGGTGTTCGATCTCCTCAAGGATCGCCGACCGGACATGATGTTTTATGCCAATCGCGACGCTGTGCGTGTCAATCCCCGCTTTGTCGAGATGATCATTCCGGTCGAATGGCGTGAAGAGCACAAGTCCAAGCTCAAGGCCCGCGAGACGCTGAAGCTCACCAACCACGCCGTCGAGCAGCAGAAGGCGACCATCCTGTTTCCCTCCGGCCGCATTGCGTATTGGGCGAATGGCCGGCTGAACGAGCGGCCATGGAAGACTTCAGCTGTCGGGCTTTCTCGCAAATACGACCTGCCGATCCTGCCGGTGCACATGAAGGCGCGCAATTCTGGCCTGTTCTACTGGCTCGCCAAATGGTCGACCGAACTGCGCGACATGACCGTGTTCCACGAATTGCTGAACAAGAAGGGCGACCTGTTCGATTTCACCATCGGCAACCTCATCCAGCCGGAGGAACTGGAGGGGGATCTCGCCGACGTCACGAGAGCGCTGGAGCGCCATACGGTGAATGATCTGGCGGCGGACGAAAACGCGCGCTTTGCCCGCCATTTCTAA
- a CDS encoding DUF2867 domain-containing protein: MSVPEPDLRAIDAARRVLGSAPAWIRSLLALRNRLVAVAGLKLAELKIGAAETVGAFPIVSESDRQVVLGFDDKHLDFRIVVDVRQEDGRGSVVAVTTVVARHNLGGRAYIAVVTPFHKVIVKSLLNRLAART; this comes from the coding sequence GTGAGCGTCCCCGAACCGGACCTTCGAGCAATCGACGCGGCCCGGCGTGTCCTAGGCTCGGCCCCGGCATGGATCCGGTCGCTGCTTGCGCTGCGCAACCGGCTGGTTGCTGTGGCCGGGCTGAAATTGGCCGAACTGAAAATCGGTGCAGCCGAGACGGTCGGCGCCTTTCCGATCGTCAGCGAGAGCGACCGGCAGGTGGTGCTCGGCTTTGACGACAAACATCTCGATTTCCGCATCGTGGTGGATGTGCGGCAGGAGGACGGACGGGGGAGCGTCGTTGCGGTCACGACCGTGGTCGCGCGACATAACCTTGGCGGCCGGGCCTATATCGCGGTCGTCACGCCGTTCCACAAGGTGATCGTCAAATCGCTGCTCAATCGCCTTGCTGCGCGGACCTGA
- a CDS encoding F0F1 ATP synthase subunit delta: protein MPVADTSQVISGVAERYASSLFELALEAGAVDAVAADLNRFQAMIDESADLKRLVLSPVFTAEDQVNAITAIAQKAKLGALVLNFLKVVAGNRRLFAVSGMVAAYRQIAAQHKGEITADVTSAHALTAEQEKELKAALKSVTGKEVSINATVDASLLGGLIVKVGSRQIDTSLRTKLSTLKLALKEVG from the coding sequence TTGCCCGTGGCAGACACATCCCAAGTGATTTCTGGCGTAGCAGAGCGTTACGCATCGTCGCTTTTCGAGCTTGCGCTCGAAGCTGGCGCTGTGGATGCCGTTGCTGCCGATCTCAACCGTTTCCAGGCCATGATCGACGAAAGCGCCGATCTGAAGCGCCTGGTGCTGTCGCCCGTGTTTACAGCCGAAGATCAGGTAAATGCGATTACCGCAATTGCCCAGAAGGCTAAGCTCGGTGCGCTGGTACTGAATTTTCTGAAGGTCGTTGCCGGCAATCGCCGCCTGTTTGCCGTTTCCGGCATGGTGGCTGCCTATCGTCAGATCGCTGCCCAGCACAAGGGTGAGATCACGGCGGACGTGACCTCCGCTCATGCCCTGACGGCAGAGCAGGAAAAAGAACTGAAGGCGGCGCTGAAGAGCGTTACCGGCAAGGAAGTGTCGATCAACGCAACGGTTGATGCTTCTCTTCTTGGCGGCCTGATCGTCAAGGTCGGATCCCGCCAGATCGATACGTCTCTTCGCACCAAACTTTCCACCCTTAAGCTTGCACTGAAAGAGGTTGGCTGA
- a CDS encoding TraB/GumN family protein, with translation MNAPLLQNLRPYLSRLSLGEAALWLAGALPLALLLSLVLVLFSLSPAKADTIKCTGQNLLVAMERDDPALLDKVRDEAAKTPNGKGIFWKIEKDGLKPSWLLGTMHVTDPRVLTMPAGAREAAAKADIIVIESDEILDEKKAGAALLMHPELTMFTDGKTVKDHLNPEQVEELDQGLKQRGLSLATVAKMKPWILASFVALPACEISRKAAGASFLDKQIAEDAIKAGKPVAGLETLVEQLQAMADLPVDFHFKALIETMALGGKMEDVIETMTEIYLSGDIGMTMPMLEAVTPSGSDTDDSAYAAFERRIVQDRNVVMAKGSQPHLAKGNAFIAVGALHLPGEEGLVELLRKQGYTVTAVGS, from the coding sequence ATGAACGCGCCATTGCTGCAAAATCTTCGCCCCTATCTGTCGCGCCTGTCGCTTGGAGAAGCGGCACTTTGGCTGGCGGGCGCCCTGCCGCTGGCCTTGCTGCTGTCGCTGGTGCTGGTTCTGTTCAGCCTCTCGCCGGCGAAAGCCGATACCATCAAATGCACCGGCCAGAACCTGCTTGTCGCCATGGAGCGCGACGATCCGGCCTTGCTGGACAAGGTCCGTGACGAGGCGGCCAAGACGCCCAACGGCAAGGGCATCTTCTGGAAGATCGAGAAAGACGGCTTGAAGCCCTCGTGGCTGCTCGGCACCATGCATGTCACCGATCCGCGCGTGCTGACCATGCCGGCAGGCGCCCGCGAGGCTGCGGCGAAGGCCGACATCATCGTCATCGAATCGGACGAGATCCTTGATGAGAAAAAGGCCGGTGCGGCCCTCCTCATGCATCCCGAACTGACCATGTTTACCGATGGCAAAACGGTCAAGGATCACCTCAACCCCGAGCAGGTGGAGGAGCTTGACCAGGGCTTGAAACAGCGCGGTTTGTCGCTGGCCACAGTGGCCAAGATGAAGCCCTGGATCCTGGCCAGTTTCGTGGCGCTGCCCGCCTGCGAGATTTCCCGCAAGGCGGCCGGCGCGTCTTTCCTCGACAAGCAGATCGCCGAGGATGCGATCAAGGCCGGCAAGCCGGTGGCAGGACTGGAGACCCTGGTCGAGCAATTGCAGGCCATGGCGGACCTGCCCGTCGACTTCCATTTCAAGGCACTGATCGAGACCATGGCGCTCGGCGGCAAGATGGAAGACGTGATCGAGACGATGACCGAGATCTACCTTTCGGGCGACATCGGCATGACCATGCCGATGCTCGAAGCGGTCACGCCGAGTGGATCCGACACGGATGACAGCGCCTATGCCGCCTTCGAGCGCCGCATTGTCCAGGACCGAAACGTTGTGATGGCTAAAGGCAGCCAGCCGCATCTCGCAAAGGGCAATGCCTTCATCGCCGTCGGTGCCCTGCATCTGCCGGGCGAGGAAGGTCTCGTCGAACTGCTGCGCAAGCAGGGCTATACAGTGACGGCGGTCGGAAGCTGA